Proteins from a single region of Shinella zoogloeoides:
- a CDS encoding AI-2E family transporter → MHSERRSEPRFLGAPRQTGAALISPISVARWLLVLVVLAGIYFFHGFVVPVLAALVIAFASWPLYSRLLARVNGNRTLAASIAILLILGFIVGPVMFAATYAIHEVRDWIGWAVETNRTGAPTPDWIRVLPVVGGWLDMQWTRFLDHPGAIGELTQVVSGANIGNIYRVALAAGGKAFSLLLAMLFMLIALFFIYRDGQSFAAQVDRLGERILPTRWERFSRIVPATISSTVTGMTLIAIGEGIVLGVAYWIAGVPSAVTLGVLTGVMALFPGGAPLSFTLVSIYLVSSGSPVAGLALFAWGAIELFIVDKTLRPRLVGGPIKLPFLPTFFGLIGGVKTMGFLGLFIGPVLMALLVAIWREWIRDIEATEPVTAIILDPHADTSPRPEQERNVG, encoded by the coding sequence CTGCATTCGGAACGTAGAAGTGAGCCGCGGTTTCTCGGCGCCCCCCGCCAGACCGGCGCGGCGCTCATATCCCCGATCTCGGTCGCGCGGTGGCTTCTCGTTCTCGTCGTGCTCGCCGGCATCTATTTCTTCCACGGCTTCGTCGTTCCCGTGCTGGCGGCGCTGGTCATCGCCTTTGCGAGCTGGCCGCTCTATTCCCGCCTGCTGGCGCGGGTGAACGGCAACCGCACGCTTGCAGCCTCCATCGCCATTCTTCTCATCCTCGGCTTCATCGTCGGCCCGGTCATGTTCGCCGCCACTTACGCCATTCATGAGGTGCGCGACTGGATCGGCTGGGCGGTGGAGACGAACCGCACCGGCGCGCCGACGCCGGACTGGATCCGTGTGCTGCCGGTCGTCGGCGGCTGGCTGGACATGCAGTGGACCCGCTTCCTCGATCATCCGGGCGCGATCGGCGAACTCACGCAGGTCGTCAGCGGCGCCAATATCGGCAATATCTACCGTGTGGCGCTGGCGGCCGGCGGCAAGGCTTTCAGCCTGCTGCTCGCCATGCTCTTCATGCTCATCGCGCTGTTCTTCATCTATCGCGACGGCCAGTCCTTCGCCGCGCAGGTGGACCGCCTCGGCGAGCGCATCCTGCCGACGCGCTGGGAGCGTTTCTCGCGCATCGTCCCGGCGACGATCAGCTCCACCGTCACGGGCATGACGCTGATCGCCATCGGTGAGGGCATCGTGCTCGGCGTTGCCTACTGGATCGCCGGCGTGCCGTCCGCCGTCACGCTCGGCGTGCTCACCGGCGTCATGGCACTCTTCCCCGGCGGCGCGCCGCTCTCCTTCACGCTGGTCTCGATCTATCTCGTCTCCAGCGGTTCGCCCGTGGCGGGCCTCGCCCTCTTCGCCTGGGGCGCCATCGAACTCTTCATCGTCGACAAGACGCTGCGCCCCCGCCTCGTCGGCGGCCCGATCAAGCTGCCTTTCCTGCCCACCTTCTTCGGCCTTATCGGCGGCGTGAAGACCATGGGCTTCCTCGGTCTCTTCATCGGCCCCGTCCTGATGGCCCTGCTCGTCGCCATCTGGCGCGAATGGATCCGCGACATCGAGGCGACCGAACCGGTCACCGCGATCATCCTCGATCCCCACGCGGACACGTCGCCGCGACCGGAGCAGGAGCGCAACGTCGGATAG
- a CDS encoding outer membrane beta-barrel protein has product MTYRALVSAAATLLLAPVSAFADEAGFFAGLDAAGGIAFGSSDTTDGGAAFAGGGVVENVKLGKAAGIGGHAGYRFDSPLSAFVSYQYVRGDVSWDARYPLFGIASNFEGTAVSHVLMGNLAYDFALSDATSLRTTAGLGLSFNTLSSVVEADAGTGLFLADLAEKTKVSPAAQVGAGIQHKLTDSITWGLSTSVSYSGSFETGTTRNGNLGVTPINPYKIDDVWRVNLGTSIRFRF; this is encoded by the coding sequence ATGACGTACAGGGCATTGGTTTCGGCCGCAGCCACCCTGCTGCTTGCTCCGGTATCGGCATTCGCGGATGAAGCGGGCTTTTTCGCCGGCCTCGATGCAGCCGGCGGGATTGCCTTCGGATCGTCCGACACCACGGATGGCGGGGCGGCCTTTGCCGGTGGCGGAGTGGTCGAGAATGTGAAGCTCGGGAAGGCCGCAGGCATTGGCGGGCATGCGGGCTACAGGTTCGATTCCCCACTGTCCGCATTCGTCAGCTATCAATACGTCCGGGGCGACGTGAGCTGGGATGCGCGCTATCCGCTCTTCGGCATCGCCTCGAATTTCGAGGGCACGGCCGTCAGCCACGTCCTGATGGGCAACCTCGCCTATGATTTCGCCCTTTCCGACGCGACTTCGCTCAGAACCACAGCGGGGCTGGGGCTGTCGTTCAACACCTTGTCCAGCGTGGTGGAAGCGGATGCGGGCACGGGCCTGTTTCTCGCCGATCTTGCCGAAAAGACCAAGGTAAGCCCGGCTGCGCAGGTCGGCGCGGGCATTCAGCACAAATTGACGGACAGCATCACCTGGGGCCTCAGCACGTCGGTCAGCTATAGCGGCAGCTTTGAAACGGGGACGACGCGAAACGGCAATCTCGGCGTGACGCCGATCAACCCGTACAAGATCGACGACGTGTGGCGCGTCAATCTCGGAACGTCGATCCGCTTCCGCTTCTGA
- a CDS encoding tyrosine-type recombinase/integrase: MARALNKLSALAVKNAAPGKFSDGGGLWLYKREDGPGQWVLRYTLHSRRREMGLGSVQDVSLKDARAVADKWRAVVAKGLDPISERDRERRQAEKRLHLLEEVAKDAFESRKAELKNDGKSGRWFSPLEIHVLPKLGKRPVGDIDQIGIRDTLSPIWHSKAETARKALNRLAICMRHAAALGHEVDLQATEKARALLGQQRHKAENIPALPWAEVPAFYASLSDGTTTHLALRLLILTGVRSTPLRFLRLEQIEGDVWTIPGEQQKGRKDKTPDFRVPLVPEALALIEQAKAFTRGGYLFANVKKGVISDATMSRLMERRGMEARPHGFRSSLRDWIAETTNTSYEVAETTLGHIVGGKVERAYRRTDFLEQRRALLELWAYYVTK; encoded by the coding sequence ATGGCGAGGGCATTGAACAAGCTTTCAGCGCTGGCTGTAAAGAATGCCGCTCCCGGAAAATTCTCGGATGGCGGAGGACTCTGGCTCTATAAGCGGGAGGACGGGCCGGGGCAGTGGGTGCTGCGTTATACGTTACACAGTCGGCGACGAGAAATGGGGCTGGGTTCTGTTCAAGACGTATCCTTGAAAGATGCCCGTGCAGTTGCTGATAAATGGCGAGCCGTAGTGGCGAAGGGACTTGATCCGATCAGCGAACGAGACCGCGAAAGACGGCAGGCGGAAAAGCGTCTCCATTTGCTGGAAGAGGTGGCGAAAGATGCTTTTGAAAGCCGGAAGGCGGAGCTAAAGAACGATGGCAAGTCCGGCCGCTGGTTCAGCCCACTGGAAATCCATGTCCTGCCGAAGCTTGGCAAGAGGCCTGTGGGTGACATCGATCAAATCGGAATTCGCGACACGCTCTCTCCCATTTGGCATTCGAAGGCGGAGACTGCACGAAAGGCTCTGAACCGGCTTGCCATCTGTATGCGCCACGCAGCCGCGTTAGGCCATGAGGTGGACCTGCAAGCGACCGAGAAGGCGAGGGCGCTTTTGGGGCAACAGAGGCACAAGGCTGAAAACATACCTGCGCTTCCATGGGCCGAAGTGCCGGCCTTTTATGCTTCTCTCTCTGACGGCACGACGACGCACCTCGCGCTACGGCTTTTGATCCTTACGGGCGTGCGCTCAACCCCATTACGGTTCCTACGCCTAGAGCAAATCGAAGGTGACGTGTGGACGATCCCCGGTGAACAGCAGAAGGGGCGCAAGGATAAGACGCCTGATTTCCGTGTTCCGCTCGTGCCTGAAGCACTGGCGCTCATTGAGCAGGCAAAAGCGTTTACGCGCGGTGGCTATCTCTTCGCCAACGTGAAAAAGGGTGTGATTTCGGATGCTACGATGTCCCGGTTGATGGAACGGCGCGGGATGGAGGCTCGTCCGCACGGCTTTCGTTCGAGCCTGCGTGACTGGATCGCGGAGACGACGAACACGTCGTATGAGGTCGCAGAGACAACCTTGGGGCATATTGTCGGCGGCAAGGTGGAGCGAGCATACCGGCGCACTGATTTCCTTGAACAGCGCCGTGCTCTCTTGGAATTGTGGGCATATTACGTGACCAAGTAA
- a CDS encoding LEM-3-like GIY-YIG domain-containing protein: MSLVGALDYAIVVGMPVEDTLGTSEGNDAVGGFPAHMWDKIGFYVYRLVDPRNQQTFYVGKGYGNRVFQHAHGVVPDADQPDLGQKLDCIRSIKADGKCVDYIVHRHGLTEGEAFHVEAALIDAYEGLTNLQSGHGIDEHGLMPARDIVRLYGLPPFPSPPAHKLVLIKVPKLPRRATEDEIFRLVRFCWRINKVRAEASDYVVAVHLGRTVGAFKATQWLSATAENFREDITIAGTVNKGIPYADGSEAQRYGFRGYRAPPEIWDRYVGEHGMRLENERFLKAQNPIGYLSP, encoded by the coding sequence TTGTCGCTGGTAGGAGCCCTAGACTACGCTATCGTCGTTGGCATGCCAGTGGAGGATACCTTGGGAACATCTGAAGGCAATGATGCTGTGGGCGGTTTTCCTGCCCATATGTGGGACAAGATTGGCTTCTATGTTTACCGACTGGTTGATCCCCGAAATCAACAAACCTTCTATGTAGGAAAGGGCTATGGGAATCGTGTATTCCAACATGCCCATGGCGTGGTGCCTGATGCGGATCAACCGGATTTGGGCCAAAAGCTGGACTGCATTCGTTCCATCAAAGCGGATGGGAAGTGTGTTGATTATATCGTCCATCGTCACGGTCTCACAGAAGGCGAAGCCTTTCACGTCGAAGCTGCTTTGATTGACGCTTATGAGGGGCTGACCAATTTGCAATCTGGCCATGGTATTGATGAGCACGGCCTCATGCCTGCCAGAGATATTGTGCGGCTGTATGGATTGCCGCCTTTTCCTTCCCCGCCTGCTCACAAGTTGGTGCTTATAAAAGTTCCCAAGCTCCCCCGACGGGCCACTGAGGATGAAATTTTTCGGTTGGTGCGCTTTTGCTGGCGCATCAACAAAGTACGCGCGGAAGCTTCCGACTATGTTGTCGCGGTACATCTTGGCCGGACTGTTGGCGCATTCAAGGCCACCCAATGGTTGTCGGCGACCGCCGAGAACTTCCGCGAAGATATCACAATTGCAGGAACAGTGAACAAAGGCATTCCTTACGCTGATGGTTCCGAGGCTCAACGATACGGCTTCCGAGGGTATAGAGCACCACCTGAAATCTGGGACAGGTATGTTGGAGAACACGGAATGCGGCTGGAGAATGAACGATTCCTCAAAGCCCAAAACCCAATTGGCTATCTGTCACCCTAG
- a CDS encoding helix-turn-helix transcriptional regulator: MLKQSQTAFTVQAGKIAFTSSFTQRALEFALHSAQKSGAIPAGDPFGIPLGASGEALRSLHILPLKREKLGPDGGECFALLFAPLALSSESAGKAITALFGLTEAERRVFEKIADGQTVQEAATKLDVAVSTVRTHLLRIFEKTGAARQAELVALARQFTAPVIQSSQIA; encoded by the coding sequence ATGCTCAAGCAGTCGCAAACCGCTTTTACTGTTCAGGCGGGGAAAATAGCCTTCACGTCGAGCTTCACACAGCGCGCCTTGGAGTTTGCCTTGCACTCGGCGCAGAAATCCGGCGCCATCCCAGCCGGCGACCCGTTCGGTATTCCTCTCGGTGCGAGCGGCGAGGCTCTGCGGAGCCTGCATATCCTGCCATTGAAGAGGGAGAAGCTTGGGCCTGATGGGGGTGAATGCTTCGCCCTCCTCTTTGCGCCGCTCGCCCTATCGTCGGAAAGTGCAGGGAAAGCGATAACAGCGCTGTTCGGCCTGACAGAGGCGGAACGGCGTGTTTTCGAGAAAATTGCCGACGGCCAGACGGTTCAAGAAGCCGCGACCAAGCTTGATGTTGCCGTCAGCACGGTCAGGACGCACCTGCTGCGCATCTTCGAAAAAACGGGAGCCGCACGCCAAGCGGAACTCGTCGCGCTCGCCCGGCAGTTTACGGCTCCCGTTATACAAAGCAGTCAGATCGCGTAA
- the istB gene encoding IS21-like element helper ATPase IstB — MLTNPTIDMLRELGLSGMASAYHELEAQPEARQLEHGEWLTILLERETTTRRQKRFEARARAAKLRHDAQIENIDFRAARGLDRNLFLKLAGCDWIRQHHSLLLIGPAGVGKSWLACALGHKACREDFSVAYHRLPRLFATLALARGDGRYPKVLKALARTDLLILDDWGPEKLNDEQRRDLLEIIEDRYEKRSTIVTSQVPVDHWYDMIGNPTLADAILDRLVHNAYRIELSGESLRKQRQTPADA; from the coding sequence ATGCTGACCAACCCCACCATCGACATGCTGCGCGAGCTCGGCCTCTCCGGCATGGCGAGCGCGTATCACGAACTCGAGGCGCAACCGGAGGCGAGACAACTCGAGCACGGTGAATGGCTCACGATCTTGCTCGAACGGGAAACGACCACGCGCCGTCAGAAGCGTTTCGAGGCAAGGGCCCGTGCCGCGAAGCTCCGCCATGACGCCCAGATCGAGAACATCGACTTCCGCGCCGCCCGCGGCCTCGATCGCAACCTGTTCCTGAAGCTCGCCGGCTGTGATTGGATCAGGCAACATCACAGTCTCCTGCTGATCGGGCCCGCCGGCGTCGGCAAGAGCTGGCTGGCCTGCGCGCTCGGACACAAGGCATGCCGCGAGGACTTCTCCGTCGCCTATCATCGCCTGCCCAGGCTGTTCGCCACCCTTGCGCTCGCGCGCGGCGACGGCCGTTATCCCAAAGTTCTCAAGGCGCTCGCCCGAACCGACCTCCTCATCCTCGACGACTGGGGTCCGGAGAAGCTCAACGACGAGCAGCGTCGAGACCTCCTGGAAATCATCGAGGACCGCTACGAGAAGCGATCCACCATCGTCACCAGCCAAGTGCCTGTCGATCACTGGTACGACATGATCGGCAATCCGACGCTCGCCGATGCCATCCTCGACCGCCTCGTCCATAATGCCTACCGTATCGAACTGTCCGGTGAGAGCTTGCGAAAGCAGCGTCAGACACCAGCAGACGCTTGA
- the istA gene encoding IS21 family transposase — MRQLRQMLRLAGSGTSSREIAVMLGVARSTVQDNLKRAAMAGLTWPLPGELTDDALEHRLFARAGVKQGQRRRQEPDWAELSIELKKPGVTLLILWEEYRSVHPDGYGYSRFCELFRGFEQRLSPTMRQEHAAGDKAFVDYSGKRVPIIDRKTGEVREAELFVGVLGASSYTFAEATWTQTLPDWIGSHVRMFAFFGGVPRLIVPDNLKSGVNRASFHDPEINRSYGMMASHYGVGVLPARPRRPKDKAKVENAVRFAQSCILGRLRKQTFFSLAEANAAIAEVLARINDHVMRRLGVSRRHLFETVERPALASLPIEDYEFAEWRLARVSTDYHVECKSFFYSVPHALIRQQVDIRATARMIEIFHRGKRVAVHQRRYGGPRYGTDPAHMPSSHRRYAEWTPERFRRWGASIGPQTEGLIIAILASRPHPEQGFRTCLGILRLYRDIGHERAEAVSSRAVEIGGLTCKTIASLIATHKGARHSTEPTAVMEHANLRGPGYFH, encoded by the coding sequence ATGAGACAATTACGACAGATGCTCCGGCTTGCCGGAAGTGGAACAAGTAGCCGCGAGATCGCGGTGATGCTCGGCGTTGCACGCAGCACCGTGCAGGATAATCTGAAGCGAGCAGCCATGGCGGGGCTGACCTGGCCATTGCCCGGAGAACTGACCGACGATGCGCTGGAGCATCGGCTTTTCGCCCGCGCCGGGGTCAAGCAGGGCCAACGGCGACGCCAGGAGCCTGATTGGGCTGAGCTCTCCATCGAGCTGAAGAAGCCGGGCGTCACGCTGCTGATCCTCTGGGAGGAATATCGCAGCGTCCATCCCGACGGATACGGCTATAGCCGCTTCTGCGAACTGTTCCGCGGCTTCGAGCAGCGCCTGTCGCCGACGATGCGCCAGGAGCATGCCGCTGGCGACAAGGCCTTCGTGGACTATTCCGGCAAGAGGGTGCCGATCATCGATCGCAAGACCGGCGAGGTTCGCGAGGCGGAACTGTTCGTCGGCGTGCTCGGCGCGTCGAGCTATACGTTCGCCGAGGCGACCTGGACCCAGACGCTCCCGGATTGGATCGGCTCGCACGTGCGCATGTTCGCCTTCTTCGGTGGCGTGCCCCGGCTGATCGTGCCGGACAACCTGAAGTCTGGCGTCAACCGCGCCAGCTTCCATGATCCCGAGATCAACCGCAGCTACGGCATGATGGCGTCCCACTACGGCGTCGGCGTCCTACCGGCCCGGCCACGCCGCCCGAAGGACAAGGCGAAGGTCGAGAACGCCGTGCGCTTTGCCCAGAGCTGCATTCTCGGACGCCTGCGCAAGCAGACCTTCTTCTCGCTCGCCGAGGCCAATGCCGCGATCGCCGAGGTGCTCGCGCGCATCAACGATCATGTCATGCGCCGGCTTGGCGTCAGCCGCCGGCACCTCTTCGAGACGGTCGAACGCCCGGCACTCGCAAGCCTGCCCATCGAAGACTACGAATTCGCCGAATGGCGCTTGGCGCGGGTCTCGACGGATTACCACGTCGAGTGCAAGAGCTTCTTCTATTCCGTCCCGCATGCCCTCATCCGCCAGCAGGTCGATATCCGGGCAACCGCCCGGATGATCGAGATATTCCATCGCGGCAAACGCGTTGCTGTGCATCAGCGCCGCTATGGCGGGCCGCGCTATGGAACAGACCCCGCTCACATGCCGAGCTCTCACCGCCGCTACGCCGAATGGACGCCGGAGCGCTTCCGGCGCTGGGGCGCGTCCATCGGTCCGCAGACCGAAGGGCTGATCATCGCCATCCTCGCCAGCCGGCCGCATCCGGAACAAGGTTTCAGAACATGCCTCGGCATCCTGCGCCTTTATCGCGACATCGGCCATGAGCGCGCCGAGGCCGTTTCGTCGCGCGCCGTCGAGATCGGCGGCCTGACCTGCAAGACCATTGCCTCGCTCATCGCCACCCACAAGGGCGCAAGGCATTCCACCGAACCTACCGCCGTCATGGAACACGCCAATCTGCGTGGCCCCGGCTACTTTCATTGA
- a CDS encoding OmpA family protein: MKRVTAAALAMIVASGLLAETKASTDLPVALDFFKIATPEANSPRIVDYDETWFITGPVSDAINKATQGDNWELVEGKLVYAYYRFQPGVSALQIQREYEASLKEAGYEIGFSCVTDKGTCFLDAKPVSGVYLGLLLDTPRDMPALDKHTMSYVRNYFNTSSARYIYATKGSGENITHVAVSLADSPAKGVVAITKSIMTGASASITAASSLRDELKQNQTVSLDNLLFDVGSDILLPLSRDQLHEIAMMMREDPSMKLQIVGHTDSDGGRDYNLDLSKRRAASVVRALAEGFDIESDRLSSAGKGLSEPVAPNSSESGKAKNRRVASAHVV, from the coding sequence ATGAAACGAGTGACCGCCGCCGCGCTTGCAATGATCGTCGCTTCCGGCTTGCTTGCCGAAACGAAAGCCTCTACCGACTTGCCCGTCGCTCTCGATTTTTTCAAGATTGCCACGCCGGAAGCGAACTCGCCCCGCATCGTCGATTATGACGAGACGTGGTTCATCACCGGCCCCGTTTCCGACGCCATAAACAAAGCGACGCAAGGTGACAATTGGGAGCTGGTGGAAGGCAAGCTCGTCTATGCCTACTATCGTTTCCAGCCCGGTGTAAGCGCCCTGCAGATCCAGCGTGAATACGAGGCCAGCCTGAAGGAGGCCGGTTATGAGATCGGCTTTTCCTGCGTGACCGATAAGGGGACTTGTTTCCTCGATGCCAAGCCTGTGTCTGGTGTGTATCTTGGTCTTCTGCTTGATACCCCGCGCGACATGCCGGCCCTTGACAAACACACGATGTCCTATGTGCGCAATTACTTCAACACGTCCAGCGCCCGGTACATCTATGCAACAAAAGGCAGCGGCGAGAACATAACTCATGTGGCCGTTTCGCTTGCCGATTCACCCGCCAAGGGCGTTGTGGCGATAACGAAGAGCATCATGACGGGCGCGTCCGCTTCGATCACGGCGGCATCCTCGCTGCGGGATGAGTTGAAACAAAACCAGACTGTGTCGCTCGATAATCTGCTTTTCGACGTTGGCAGCGATATTCTCCTGCCTCTCTCGCGGGACCAGCTTCATGAAATTGCGATGATGATGCGTGAGGACCCTTCGATGAAGCTGCAAATCGTTGGGCACACCGATTCCGATGGTGGGCGCGACTATAATCTCGACCTGTCCAAGCGGCGCGCTGCCTCCGTTGTTCGGGCGCTTGCGGAAGGGTTCGACATAGAGAGCGACCGCTTGTCTTCAGCAGGCAAAGGCCTTAGCGAACCTGTCGCCCCGAATAGCAGCGAGAGCGGAAAGGCGAAAAATCGACGGGTAG